The following proteins come from a genomic window of Haloplanus salinus:
- a CDS encoding aminotransferase family protein → MASQSPERNEIEQLDRKYTLGTWTRQQDFDPTQIVDTDGPRLVTADGTSILDFSSQYVCTSLGYDADRVADAVAEQVRSVPYVSPGWSTEPRARLSEKLAEITPGSLQKTFYSTSGTEANEVAFKIARAYTGKHKILSRYRSYHGATAASLSASGDPRRVAQGPEIQPEVPGMIKGPDPYAYGSSLDPAESLAYIDEMLKLEGGTVAGVLVEPLVGSNGVLTPPDDYLPQLQQIAHDHGAVLICDEVMTGFGRTGEWFASTLYDAEPDIITMAKGLTGSYQPLAATTVTEEIAEYFEDTLLNQGHTFAGHPTACAAGVAAIETYEREGLIENAREIGQYLTSKLESLVERHPSVGERRGIGLHQGLELTRSEKERVPFEARADKVSSSTTVLDEVGADALANGVYFYTSVNTIVVTPPLTITEQAVDEAVDVLDEALEISDAAME, encoded by the coding sequence ATGGCAAGCCAGTCGCCCGAGCGAAACGAGATTGAGCAACTCGACCGAAAGTACACGCTCGGCACGTGGACGCGTCAGCAAGATTTCGATCCGACTCAGATCGTCGACACCGACGGCCCGCGGCTCGTGACTGCCGATGGGACATCCATTCTGGATTTCAGCAGCCAGTACGTCTGTACAAGCCTCGGTTATGATGCAGATCGAGTCGCAGATGCGGTTGCAGAACAGGTTCGCAGCGTCCCATATGTCAGCCCGGGGTGGTCCACGGAGCCGCGGGCACGCCTTTCCGAGAAACTCGCCGAAATCACGCCCGGATCGCTACAGAAGACGTTCTACTCGACGAGTGGGACGGAGGCCAACGAGGTTGCGTTCAAAATCGCGCGGGCATACACTGGTAAGCATAAGATTCTGTCACGGTACCGATCGTATCACGGTGCGACTGCCGCCTCGCTATCTGCCTCCGGTGATCCTCGGCGGGTCGCACAGGGACCCGAAATTCAACCGGAAGTTCCCGGTATGATAAAGGGTCCGGATCCGTACGCCTACGGATCGAGTCTCGATCCGGCCGAGAGTCTGGCGTACATCGACGAGATGTTGAAACTTGAGGGGGGGACCGTCGCTGGAGTGCTCGTCGAACCGCTCGTTGGCTCCAACGGCGTATTAACACCACCGGACGATTATCTTCCTCAGCTCCAACAGATCGCACATGACCACGGCGCGGTACTAATCTGTGACGAGGTGATGACCGGGTTCGGACGGACCGGCGAGTGGTTCGCCTCAACGTTGTACGACGCCGAACCGGACATCATCACGATGGCAAAGGGTCTAACGGGATCGTACCAGCCGCTGGCAGCGACGACCGTCACCGAGGAGATTGCAGAGTACTTCGAGGACACCCTCCTCAATCAGGGCCACACGTTTGCCGGTCACCCAACGGCTTGCGCCGCAGGCGTCGCGGCCATCGAGACTTACGAGCGGGAGGGGCTCATCGAGAACGCGCGTGAAATCGGCCAGTACCTGACATCCAAACTCGAATCCCTAGTGGAACGGCACCCGAGCGTCGGTGAGCGCCGCGGGATTGGGCTCCACCAAGGGCTCGAACTCACACGAAGCGAAAAAGAGCGCGTTCCGTTTGAAGCGCGGGCGGATAAGGTGTCGAGCAGTACGACTGTCCTCGACGAGGTGGGTGCGGACGCACTTGCTAACGGGGTGTATTTCTATACGTCGGTCAACACGATCGTTGTCACACCGCCCCTGACGATCACCGAACAAGCGGTGGACGAGGCCGTCGATGTGCTGGACGAAGCACTCGAGATATCCGATGCTGCGATGGAGTAG
- a CDS encoding phage NrS-1 polymerase family protein, with the protein MPLNTITDGAIPDTIRALEQWICWREDDRDGKPTKVPIKPYRTSGTPFASATDPRTWRDFETALTYHRESTSRTDGIGFVFDPEAEIVGVDLDNCRDPNSEELELWAANIIDRLDSYTEISPSGTGIHVLVEGELPAGRNRRGDVEVYDRDRFFTVTGAHLSGTPAEVARRQDALLAVHHEFVQTAGEDESTTLTETTAHAASNGAAGVGDDDTPTQPVGPNSGLRRKFGRDPPAVDDPALEAALHGLSPDEIPDPVPRTIDEVAGPGVDLPDSELLRRAMGSKSGDTIQGLLDGDSSLWSGRDSRYPSQSEADMGLCFYIAFWTGGDPERMDRLFRDSGLMREKWDRRHYGNGASYGKVCIARTLLKLDDYYDPPSKSTTESETPTPEEQPPPSVSQPSVDDESAIEHAQRLATEVQQQERELAAQQERIHELEAQVQWYRRLVASLGVDSSEEEAVTPTATDVARSLGSDATTADESEETPGVTDRLRRWLS; encoded by the coding sequence ATGCCATTGAACACCATCACCGACGGTGCGATTCCTGACACGATCCGTGCGCTCGAGCAGTGGATCTGCTGGCGCGAGGACGATCGCGACGGCAAGCCGACGAAGGTCCCGATCAAACCTTACCGGACCAGCGGCACCCCGTTCGCGAGCGCGACCGACCCCCGGACGTGGCGGGACTTCGAGACCGCGCTCACGTATCATCGCGAGAGTACTTCCCGCACCGACGGGATCGGATTCGTGTTCGACCCCGAGGCGGAGATCGTCGGCGTCGACCTGGACAATTGTCGGGACCCCAACAGCGAGGAATTGGAGCTGTGGGCCGCCAACATCATCGACCGCCTCGATTCGTACACCGAGATCTCACCCTCAGGGACAGGCATCCACGTCCTCGTTGAGGGAGAGCTCCCTGCAGGGCGGAATCGTCGTGGTGACGTCGAGGTGTACGACCGGGACCGGTTTTTCACCGTGACTGGCGCGCACCTCTCCGGGACTCCCGCAGAAGTCGCTCGCCGGCAGGACGCCCTCCTCGCTGTGCACCACGAGTTCGTCCAGACCGCTGGTGAGGACGAGTCGACCACGCTGACCGAGACAACGGCCCACGCGGCATCGAACGGCGCCGCGGGGGTTGGAGACGACGACACACCAACCCAACCGGTGGGGCCGAATTCCGGGTTGCGCCGGAAATTCGGCCGGGATCCGCCGGCGGTTGACGACCCGGCCCTCGAGGCAGCGCTACACGGACTGTCGCCCGACGAGATTCCCGACCCCGTGCCTCGGACGATCGACGAGGTCGCGGGGCCGGGCGTGGACCTCCCGGATTCGGAGCTTCTCAGGCGAGCGATGGGCTCAAAGAGCGGCGATACCATCCAGGGACTCCTGGACGGCGACAGCTCGCTGTGGAGCGGGCGAGACAGCCGGTATCCGTCGCAGTCGGAAGCCGACATGGGCCTGTGCTTCTACATAGCCTTCTGGACCGGCGGTGATCCAGAGCGGATGGACCGGCTGTTCCGGGATTCGGGATTGATGCGCGAGAAGTGGGATCGGCGGCACTACGGGAATGGGGCATCCTATGGGAAGGTCTGTATCGCGAGAACGTTGCTGAAATTAGACGATTACTACGACCCTCCATCCAAGTCCACTACCGAGTCTGAGACGCCCACTCCCGAAGAGCAACCTCCCCCAAGTGTGTCGCAGCCCTCGGTGGACGACGAGAGCGCGATCGAACATGCCCAACGGCTCGCGACGGAAGTCCAACAACAGGAGCGCGAGTTAGCGGCACAACAAGAGCGGATTCACGAACTGGAGGCACAGGTTCAGTGGTACCGACGACTCGTCGCATCATTGGGCGTGGACTCTTCAGAGGAAGAAGCGGTGACTCCCACGGCGACCGACGTAGCCCGGAGTCTCGGTTCTGACGCTACGACAGCGGACGAGTCTGAGGAAACGCCCGGAGTCACCGACCGACTACGGCGATGGCTCTCGTGA